The DNA sequence TCAATAGCCTCTCGACGGTTATGCGGGAAGCCGCTAAGGACCTTGTCATAGACGACATCGACAAAGCCTACGAGTTGGCAAAGAAGGCGCAGGCTGTGCTGTATCTGGCGGATAACGCGGGCGAAATTGTTTTCGACACCCTGCTGGTGGAGCAGCTTAAGAACATGGGGCTTAAAGTCACCTACGTTGTGAAAGGCGGCCCCGTCATCAACGACGCCACAATGGAAGACGCTGAAGTCAGTAACATGGATAAAATCGCCGACGAAGTCATCACCACCGGCTGCGACGCAGTGGGGCTACAGAAAAAGGAGGCCTCCGCGGAGTTTCTTAAGGCCTACGATCAGGCAGAGCTTGTTTTTGCCAAAGGCATGGGATATGCGGAAACCCTCACTGAATACCAACTCACCAAACCGCATCTGCTGCTGTTGCGCACCAAATGCGTACCCGTTGCCAACTACTTCGCTGTGCCCAGAGACAAAAACGTAGCCAAACTACTCCCCTAACCCATTTTTGCTGAATTTTACGCTTAGGGTGCAACCGCTTTTTTCAGGCTCTCCGCGGCGGCTTCAGGCGGCACCGTGTTGATGTAGATGCCAGTGCTCTTCTCGAAGCCCGCCCACGTAGCCAGTTTCGGGTAGACTTCGAGGTGCCAGTGGTAGTCGCCCCTGATGGTTTGGTGGATGCCGTAGTTGTAGGGTGGATCGTTTAGGAGGCTTTTCAGGGCTGCAAGACTGGTTTTTAGGGTCTGCGCAAGCGTCTTGATTTCGTCTGCGGTGAGGTCGGCGATGTTGGCGCTGTGGCGTTTGGGGGCTATCCAGAACTCCATCGGGTTAATGCTGGCGTAGGGTGCAAAAACCACGAAGTCGCTGTTCTCAAAAATCAGCCGCGGACCCTTCGCTTCACGCGCTATGATGTCGCAGAAGAGGCATCTGCCCTGCTCTTTGCGGTAGGCTTGGAGGGCTTTCTGCTCCTCAGCGATGCACTTGGGAACCATCGGGGTGGCGATGATTTGGCTGTGCGCATGAGTCATCGATGCCCCTGCTTCTAAGCCGTAGTTGCGGAAAATCGACACGTACGCCACGTAGCTTTTGGCGCTGAGCTCTCGGAAACGGTCGATGTAGGCGCCCAAGATAAGTTCGACCTGAGAAAGGGGAGCAGTGGAGGGTTCCTCGCCGTGGACGGGGGTTTCAATAACGACTTCATGGTGTCCGATGGCGTAGCCGAAATCGTTGCCCTGGAAAACCTGCTCAGTATCCGCCAGCTGCTGGGGTGGGGTGAATGCCGGGTAGAGATTGGGGATAACGCGGACCAGCCAATCCTTGGGGCGCTCTCCACCTTGCGGGTCTTGGCTACGAGTTACTTCTCCGTTTTCTTTTTTGATAAGCAGAACGGCAGGCGGCGTCATGTGCTCGTTTCCTACGCACATGGGGCACGTGGAGTTTTTGGTCGCTGGCGGATGCGGCTTGGCTAAATCGATGGGGCGTTTTGCACGTTCAGTGGCGATGACGACCCAGCGGTCGAGAAGGTAATCTTTGCGAAGCTCGTTGTAGGGCATACAAATCAAGATAGAACAGGACGCCCATGATTTAGGCGTTTCTAAATTCGCCTCCATAGGGGTAATTTGCGTAAAATATATTTCGCCGCTGAAATGCATGCTACTAGCGGGCAGTTAGCTATTGAGTGGCATAAACGACTGGGGAGGGTTGGTTGCTAGGTGTGGTTTGCTTCAAAAGAGGCTTAATTGATTACGCGCCGCTTTCGCTGATTTTGTTGGGAGCTGCGCTGGTTGCCTTTTCGATGGGGCCCTACCAAACTTGGGATACCCAACTTGAGTTCGAAGCCGCCTCCAACGTGGTAAAGATGGGCGTACCCTACGTTGAGGGCTTCGGCGCAGTCATCGACGAGCCGCCACTGGGTTACTACCTTGAAGGGCTGCTGTTTAGGGCATTGGGGACCTCGATGACTGTGGGTGTAGGGGCGGTTACTTTTTTCGGGCTGGCTTGCGTTGCTGTAATCTACTTTCTGGGCAGAGAACTCTTCAGTAGATCCACGGGGGTCTTTGCCGCGGCGCTTCTGAGCTTAAACCCCTGGCACCTTGCATTGACCCGCATCTTTCTAATAGACGCTCAGTGCCTCTTCTTTAGTCTGCTCAGCCTCTACGTGGGCGTTTTGGCTATTCGTAGAGACAGCCTTAAACTTGCTTTGGCAGCGGGGCTTCTTTTTGGCGCGGGCTTCATGACAAAGTTTTATGCAGTATTCGCGCTGATCCCCCTGCTAATATTCTATCTTCACTCAAAACCCCGGGATGCAAAACGGGCCTCTGCCAAGTTAGCGGCGTTCGCGCTGCCTACCCTTGCGTTTGCGCTGCTTTGGTATCAGGGGGTTTTGGGGCGTTCGCTGCTTTCAGTTTTTGTCCACAACGACTTCTCAAACACAGTCCCTGCCGCCACGGGTGTGGTTACCTCGCCGTTTTTTGCCGCCAACTTTATGGTGAACTACGGCTTAGGCTTGTATGTGTTGGCTGCGGCGGCGTTTTCTTTGGTAGTTGGGTTTTGGTTTCGACGGGATTTGTCTAAATCATCTCCGGCTGATTTAGCGTGTGTGCTGGCGGTGCTTGCTGTTTTGGGTGTTAACACCTATTTAGGCGCCGTTTTGAACCTAAATATTCCCTATATCGGCGCAGTCAAGTATGAATACCAAGCTTTGCCCTTCTTTGTGTTGCTGGCTGCTTCTCTGGCGGTAAAGGGATCAACTCTTCTTTCTTCAGCTAAACCTATGCTTCCTAAGCGTCGGCTGCCGATGGCTTTTGTTGGAGTAGCCGCTGTGCTTCTGCTTGCAGCCGCTTTACTTTCAAGCATAAATTCAACAAACATGGTATCCCAACGCGACTATTTGCAGTACCGCGTGGAACCCAACGTCGACTACGGCTACGCATTCTCAACACCTGCCCCCCTGAATAGCCAAAGCCCCCTTATGGCGGTTCAGCTGCTGGGTTTTGGTTTGGTGCTGGCTGGGCTGCTTTTTGCTTTTAGGCAGAGAGCTTTAGGGTTTGCTTTTATGTTGAAAGGTTTTATATCCCAAGCCGTGGGAATGGTAAACACTACCTGCCCCGCTGAGACCATGATTACCCAAACAAGTAACCCCTCTGGAGTTTCTCGGCTGAAAGCTGCCTTAACCAAGTGGCGAGTGGCATTCCTGCTCTTCGCCCTAGTCTACGGCGCTGTTCTGCTGCTCTGCACCCAGCATTACCCCTTAGAATGGGACGAAGTTGTCCACCTCAACGGCGCCCTTTTTCTGCAATCCGGAAACTACAGCAGCTTCATCGACACCGCCTTCTACCCGCCCCTCTTCGATTGCCTAACCGCCCTCTCCTTTAGCGCCTTAGGCATAAGCCTCTTCTCGGCAAGGCTGCTCTCGGTGCTGTTCGGGGTTCTTGCGCTCTGGCTGGTCTTTGAACTTACCCAAAAAATGTTTGATTCCAAAACCGCCCTGCTCGCCGCGGTGCTGCTGGCAGTTATGCCCGGCTACTTTTGGCTGTCGCGGATGGCGCTGCTGGAAACCATGCTGCTCTTCTTTATCCTGCTCTCCCTGTTTCTCTTCTACCAGTGGCTGCAGACCAAAAAGGACCGCTACGTTTTCTTTGCTGGAGTAGCGGTTGGACTGGGCGTTTTGGCTAAGTACCAGATGGTTGTGGCGCTGGTGGTTATGGCGGTGAGTTTGCTGTTTCTTGCGAGGGGACAGCTTAAGCGGGCTTTTTTGCGGTTTGCGTTGCTGATAGCTTCAGCGGTGGTGGTTGTGGTGCCTTGGGCTGCTGCGGCTTATCAAGTGTATGCGTCGGCGCTTTTTAGCCAGTGGCTCTATGCCCTGCAGGTGGGTAACCCCGAGAAACTGGCGTATAGCAGCCGCTTCCCCGCGCCCATATTCTACCTCATAGATGTGGCATGGCCCTACGAGAGCTTCCACCCCATCTCCATCGTCCTATATGGGCTGGGGTTGGCTGGGCTGGTTTTTCTATTGCTGCGCCGCCGAAGTGCCGACAAATTCGTCCTCATCTGGTTTGCCTGCATCTACCTCTTCTTCACGTTAATCACAAACAAGGAGTGGCGTTATGTGCTGCCGCTGTTTCCCGCCTTAGCAATCGCAGCCTCCGCTTTCATTATGTTCCTGTTGGGCAAAATCGGCGGCTGGAAAACAAGCGCGC is a window from the Candidatus Bathyarchaeota archaeon genome containing:
- a CDS encoding ARMT1-like domain-containing protein → MKVEPECESCLLSRATIQTYQATTNPALRFRCIAEITKLLNHEFKPTSNAAEIGTKRDRIIRKLTGCDDPYKFNKKLANEKALKLLPRAKKFVESGYSQQDRFKKACLCAIVGNIMEFDVPGHKFTLNSLSTVMREAAKDLVIDDIDKAYELAKKAQAVLYLADNAGEIVFDTLLVEQLKNMGLKVTYVVKGGPVINDATMEDAEVSNMDKIADEVITTGCDAVGLQKKEASAEFLKAYDQAELVFAKGMGYAETLTEYQLTKPHLLLLRTKCVPVANYFAVPRDKNVAKLLP
- a CDS encoding DUF4921 family protein, yielding MEANLETPKSWASCSILICMPYNELRKDYLLDRWVVIATERAKRPIDLAKPHPPATKNSTCPMCVGNEHMTPPAVLLIKKENGEVTRSQDPQGGERPKDWLVRVIPNLYPAFTPPQQLADTEQVFQGNDFGYAIGHHEVVIETPVHGEEPSTAPLSQVELILGAYIDRFRELSAKSYVAYVSIFRNYGLEAGASMTHAHSQIIATPMVPKCIAEEQKALQAYRKEQGRCLFCDIIAREAKGPRLIFENSDFVVFAPYASINPMEFWIAPKRHSANIADLTADEIKTLAQTLKTSLAALKSLLNDPPYNYGIHQTIRGDYHWHLEVYPKLATWAGFEKSTGIYINTVPPEAAAESLKKAVAP
- a CDS encoding glycosyltransferase family 39 protein, whose protein sequence is MVCFKRGLIDYAPLSLILLGAALVAFSMGPYQTWDTQLEFEAASNVVKMGVPYVEGFGAVIDEPPLGYYLEGLLFRALGTSMTVGVGAVTFFGLACVAVIYFLGRELFSRSTGVFAAALLSLNPWHLALTRIFLIDAQCLFFSLLSLYVGVLAIRRDSLKLALAAGLLFGAGFMTKFYAVFALIPLLIFYLHSKPRDAKRASAKLAAFALPTLAFALLWYQGVLGRSLLSVFVHNDFSNTVPAATGVVTSPFFAANFMVNYGLGLYVLAAAAFSLVVGFWFRRDLSKSSPADLACVLAVLAVLGVNTYLGAVLNLNIPYIGAVKYEYQALPFFVLLAASLAVKGSTLLSSAKPMLPKRRLPMAFVGVAAVLLLAAALLSSINSTNMVSQRDYLQYRVEPNVDYGYAFSTPAPLNSQSPLMAVQLLGFGLVLAGLLFAFRQRALGFAFMLKGFISQAVGMVNTTCPAETMITQTSNPSGVSRLKAALTKWRVAFLLFALVYGAVLLLCTQHYPLEWDEVVHLNGALFLQSGNYSSFIDTAFYPPLFDCLTALSFSALGISLFSARLLSVLFGVLALWLVFELTQKMFDSKTALLAAVLLAVMPGYFWLSRMALLETMLLFFILLSLFLFYQWLQTKKDRYVFFAGVAVGLGVLAKYQMVVALVVMAVSLLFLARGQLKRAFLRFALLIASAVVVVVPWAAAAYQVYASALFSQWLYALQVGNPEKLAYSSRFPAPIFYLIDVAWPYESFHPISIVLYGLGLAGLVFLLLRRRSADKFVLIWFACIYLFFTLITNKEWRYVLPLFPALAIAASAFIMFLLGKIGGWKTSARLERKRLRKVAAAGLAVLVAGGVAYSIYETYSVESYFDIQIKLEPATIYAMNQMQNNQSILVLCPFNFFSQDMIRFYLAKNGNDQIRVSQYPAQPVDTYTPQFNITELIGLCKQNHVKYLFAYENGGTTPYYNTTLNLQEIFVQIYASGNFSEISTQATFGANPRRVMVLTFLG